The following coding sequences lie in one Oscillatoria salina IIICB1 genomic window:
- a CDS encoding phosphoribulokinase: MTMQSDRVVVIGVAGDSGCGKSTFLKRLADLFGEEFMTVICLDDYHSLDRKGRKKAGVTALNPKANNFDLMYEQIKALKGGKAIDKPIYNHETGEIDPPERIEPNKVIVIEGLHPLYDERVRSLVDFGVYLDISDEVKINWKIQRDMAERGHSYEDVIASINARRPDFNAYIEPQKEYADVVIQVLPTQLIEDKECKYLRVRLLQKDHVVNFEPVYLFDEGSTIDWRPCGRKLTCAFPGIKLFYGPDSYYGHDVSVLEVDGQFDNLEELIYIESHLSNTGAKHYGEMTELLLKHKDYPGSNNGSGLFQVLVGMKMRETYEKLIAAEEKVPAKV; this comes from the coding sequence ATGACGATGCAGTCAGACCGCGTGGTTGTAATAGGTGTTGCCGGAGACTCAGGATGCGGTAAGTCAACATTTTTGAAAAGATTGGCGGATTTGTTCGGTGAAGAGTTTATGACGGTTATCTGTCTGGATGACTATCATAGTCTCGACCGTAAAGGCAGAAAAAAAGCTGGGGTGACGGCGCTGAACCCAAAGGCAAATAATTTTGATTTGATGTACGAACAAATCAAAGCGCTCAAAGGAGGTAAAGCGATTGACAAACCGATTTACAATCACGAAACTGGAGAAATCGATCCTCCCGAAAGAATTGAGCCAAATAAGGTGATTGTGATCGAAGGTCTTCATCCGTTATATGATGAGCGGGTGCGATCGCTGGTAGATTTCGGTGTTTATCTCGATATCAGCGATGAAGTGAAAATTAATTGGAAAATTCAGCGCGATATGGCAGAACGCGGTCACTCTTATGAAGATGTGATTGCTTCGATTAATGCCAGACGACCAGATTTTAATGCCTACATTGAGCCACAAAAAGAATACGCTGATGTAGTTATTCAGGTACTGCCCACTCAATTAATTGAAGATAAAGAGTGTAAGTATCTTCGCGTGCGCTTGCTACAAAAGGATCATGTGGTTAACTTTGAGCCAGTATATTTGTTTGATGAAGGTTCGACGATTGACTGGAGACCTTGTGGACGTAAGTTAACTTGTGCTTTCCCAGGAATCAAACTTTTCTATGGTCCTGATAGCTACTACGGACATGATGTCTCGGTTTTGGAAGTAGATGGTCAGTTCGACAACCTGGAAGAACTAATTTATATTGAAAGCCATCTCAGCAATACTGGAGCTAAACACTACGGTGAAATGACTGAGTTGTTGCTCAAGCACAAGGATTATCCAGGCTCAAATAATGGTTCCGGTTTGTTCCAAGTGCTTGTTGGGATGAAAATGAGAGAAACTTACGAAAAATTAATTGCTGCGGAAGAAAAGGTTCCTGCGAAGGTATAG